One region of Mycolicibacterium rhodesiae NBB3 genomic DNA includes:
- a CDS encoding serine/threonine-protein kinase, with protein sequence MPFDNGEIFAGYVIQRMLGSGGMGEVYLAQHPRLPRQDALKILSVSSGADDEFRARFVREAELAATLRHPNIVGILDRGEFNDRLWISMDYVEGADAGRLIRESYPGGMPEQDVCEIVTAVADALDFGHEHRLLHRDVKPENILVTGSDAVRRRVLLTDFGIARRIDDASNLTNTNIALGTINYVAPEQLLGRPLDGRADQYALAATAFHLLTGSPLFQDSNPAVIISHHLGTTPPRISERRPDLAHLDHVLARALAKDPTQRFPTCMDFARALAQQRPRGDAPPVHPQPQAQGPGRDQDARPLTQRLERLVVHGTAHRVTQGLIGAHGHTGIRFQMVPLDPVNGLRSIDVEIQPELGAGRLGEGDEVEVSGVWDGSSLDADEIRVFSVDVPAKRQAAMPKPRAEAKPRTRGRIAVIAAALLAVIVLAVGATVWVTDGFGAWTSSEGPIVKPASATVFSPNGSPDNPQDAGKAIDGDPDTSWSTVTYRDADPFPTFIEGQGLMLHLSEPTALSAVTIDLSSTGTEVQIRASPTEKPAALDDTTELAPTATLQPGENRIEIRDRTETSNVLVWISKLGTTDGQSRTSISEVTLQAAG encoded by the coding sequence ATGCCGTTCGACAACGGCGAGATCTTCGCCGGCTATGTGATCCAGCGGATGCTGGGCTCCGGTGGCATGGGTGAGGTCTATCTCGCCCAGCATCCCCGGCTGCCTAGGCAAGACGCGCTCAAGATTCTGTCCGTGTCCTCAGGCGCCGACGACGAGTTCCGGGCACGGTTCGTGCGCGAGGCCGAACTGGCTGCCACGCTCCGACACCCCAACATCGTGGGCATTCTCGATCGCGGCGAGTTCAACGACCGGCTGTGGATCTCGATGGACTACGTCGAGGGCGCCGACGCGGGTCGTTTGATCAGGGAGTCCTACCCAGGCGGCATGCCGGAGCAGGACGTGTGCGAAATCGTCACCGCAGTGGCCGACGCGCTGGACTTCGGTCACGAGCACCGCCTGCTGCACCGCGACGTCAAGCCCGAGAACATTCTCGTGACCGGATCGGATGCCGTCCGGCGCAGGGTGCTGCTGACCGACTTCGGGATCGCCCGCAGGATCGACGACGCCAGCAATCTCACCAACACCAACATCGCGTTGGGAACCATCAACTACGTGGCTCCCGAACAGCTCCTCGGGAGACCCCTCGACGGCCGGGCGGATCAGTACGCACTGGCCGCCACGGCCTTTCACCTGCTGACGGGCTCACCGCTGTTTCAAGATTCAAATCCCGCCGTCATCATCAGTCATCATCTCGGCACGACCCCTCCGCGGATCTCGGAGCGCCGACCCGATCTCGCCCACCTCGATCACGTGCTCGCACGAGCGCTCGCCAAGGATCCGACTCAACGATTCCCGACGTGCATGGACTTCGCTCGGGCCCTCGCCCAACAGCGTCCACGCGGCGATGCGCCTCCTGTACATCCTCAACCGCAGGCACAGGGACCTGGCCGCGATCAGGATGCTCGTCCCCTGACCCAGCGCCTCGAGCGGTTGGTGGTTCACGGCACAGCGCACCGGGTGACACAAGGCCTGATCGGCGCTCATGGGCACACCGGGATCCGGTTCCAAATGGTGCCGCTCGACCCCGTCAACGGGCTCAGGTCGATTGACGTCGAGATTCAGCCCGAGCTCGGCGCAGGTCGGCTCGGAGAGGGTGACGAGGTCGAGGTCAGTGGCGTCTGGGACGGCAGCTCCCTCGATGCCGACGAGATCCGCGTGTTCTCGGTCGACGTCCCGGCCAAGCGGCAAGCGGCAATGCCGAAGCCGCGAGCCGAAGCGAAACCACGTACGCGGGGCCGGATCGCGGTGATCGCCGCGGCACTTCTCGCCGTCATCGTCCTGGCGGTCGGCGCCACGGTGTGGGTCACCGACGGCTTCGGCGCGTGGACCTCCTCCGAAGGACCGATCGTCAAACCGGCAAGCGCGACCGTGTTCTCGCCCAATGGTTCACCGGACAATCCGCAGGACGCCGGCAAGGCGATCGACGGCGACCCGGACACGTCGTGGTCGACCGTCACCTATCGCGACGCCGACCCCTTTCCAACGTTCATCGAGGGTCAGGGCCTGATGCTGCATCTCTCCGAACCGACGGCGTTGAGCGCCGTCACCATCGACTTGTCCAGCACCGGAACAGAAGTACAGATCCGGGCATCGCCCACCGAAAAGCCCGCCGCGTTGGACGACACCACTGAGTTGGCTCCGACAGCGACATTGCAGCCAGGTGAGAATCGCATCGAGATTCGCGACCGGACCGAGACGTCCAATGTGCTGGTGTGGATCTCCAAGCTGGGCACGACCGACGGGCAGAGTCGCACGTCGATCTCGGAGGTCACGCTGCAGGCGGCCGGTTAG
- a CDS encoding hemophore-related protein, with the protein MSALSSKKLLIAAAGGVALSIAVGTGVASADPLIDTTCTYPQVVAALNSENPVLAEKLNGNPLAAAMVGNFLSAPPSERAQLVQEYQATSWGQKYFGQMAAIAGTCNNY; encoded by the coding sequence ATGTCCGCACTCTCTTCGAAAAAGCTGCTCATCGCTGCTGCTGGCGGTGTCGCGCTGTCCATTGCCGTCGGAACCGGCGTGGCGTCGGCCGACCCGCTCATCGACACGACCTGTACCTATCCGCAGGTCGTCGCCGCTTTGAACAGCGAGAATCCCGTGTTGGCCGAGAAGCTCAACGGAAATCCGCTGGCGGCGGCGATGGTGGGCAATTTCTTGTCCGCGCCACCCAGTGAACGTGCACAACTCGTCCAGGAGTACCAAGCCACGTCGTGGGGCCAGAAGTACTTCGGACAGATGGCAGCCATCGCCGGCACCTGTA